GGCACGGACGATGGCGAGCAGTTCCTCCTTGTCCGCCAGCGACGACTCTTCCAAGCGCCGCTCCAGCCCGGCCCAGTCCTCCGGCTCGAAATCGACCGTGAAGGTAGCCTGCTCGAAATGGTACAGGCCCCTCACGTAGTCGCTGAGCGCCTTGGCACGGTTCTCGGCCAGATAGGCGTTGTTGGCGTAACTACCCTCCGGCGAGGCGTATCCCTTGATATAGACCTCGGTGATGGTGGCGTACTTGTCGTCACTCACCGACTCGATGGTCCGGCGGATCTCCCTCAGTTCCAGTGGGTTGCTACGGTAGTCCGGATAAATAGCGGTTTTGTTCACGGGGAAATCGAGGAAGGCGCTACCCTCTTTCGAGCGGGCTTTCACGGTTTCCACGGTCGGCGTTTTATAAGTAAGGAGAGGTTTCCATACGGCAGGCTCCGCCAAGTCGACAGCGAAGAGCGACGAGCGGGAGCCTCGCAGCGAATCCCAGTCGCAACCGCACTCGTCGGCGACCAAGGCCACTTCCGAGCGTCTCATCCACGGGGCCATCGGCGTGCGGGCGGTGTACTCGAAGGTTTGCGGCTCGCCGTTCCGGCGGCGCAACTCATACTCGCCGTGCGTCGGATAGGAACGCCCCGTGCGTTCGTAAAGGACGTGGCGGTCACGCCCGTCGAGGATGACCGGTGCCAAGGGGCGGATGCTGTCGCCCGCCACGATGACCGGCGTGCAGACCAGACTGCGTCCGGAGGGCACCTCCACCTCCGTGAAGTCGAACGTCATGCCGATCACCAGCGTGCTGTCCGACATCTCCACGATCTTGTCCTTGATCTTGATTTCCTGTGCCTGCGAGGTGATAACGGCCAGCAGGCTCGCTGCTATTAGTATTTGTTTATTCCTTTTCATACGGCATCAAAGATTTAGAATTGGTAAATCAGGTTGACGGCAGCCTGTGTGGGACCGAAATAATGCTTCTTGACGGTTTCCTGCTTACGTCCGCAGTTGGCGCAGGGGTATTTCTCCGATTCAAGGTAAAGGTATCCCACTCCGACGGTAGCCTCCAGATTCCAGTGTCTGGAGAGCAGCCATGAGTAACCGTAGCTGACCCCCACGCCGGTACCCCAGCCTTGGTGACGCCTGCCCTCGGTGCCCAACCATTTGATATCCGCCACGTTATACAACAGATACGGTACGTGCAGGCCGACAAAATGTGAGTAGAAAGCTTCGCAGAACCAGTAGCGCAGCTCCGGATGGAGGCGCAGGTGCTTGAGGGAGCGACCGTAGCTGCCGTCATCGTTTTTCCCGTCGAAAGGATTGAGACCGGCCTCCAGATCCAAGCTCCAGTGGCGTGCCAGCCGGAACTCAGCCCCCAAATTGAACGTGGCCGTTGCCCAGTACGGCAGGTTGGTCTTGACACCGACGACCGAGCCTCTCTGTCCGGCGAGCGGCCTCTCCTGCGCATGGAACGCAAGGGGAACCATAAACAGGAATATCAGGATAATCACTTTTCTCATCATATTTTTCTCTATTTGGTTTGTTAGTACTCTTTATCGGTCGTGGCGTATAGAAAGACAGTTCCCCCTATGATTTTTCCTACATCCATCACCGCTGGTAAATCTTATACGAACACTTATACTTATTTATGAAATAAGGAAGCGCCTGTCCGTACACCTCGAAAAAGGGAGATAAATCTGCCGTGTTTTAATGTTTTACCTATTCAAAAGTCATTATTTTAACATTAGAGGTGTTTTCTTACCTTGTAAAAAAAGTTTTAAATGCTTAATAGGGTGTTATAATATATAAAAAAAGAACGGGTATCAGTGAGGTATGTCCTAATGTAAAAAAATACGGACTTAAAGAGGTCAACGCAGGCAATAAAAATGCGGAAGACCTTTTTTTGATGTAAGGCCCTCATATTTTTGTTTGTAAAATTTCTTTGTTTACATTTTTTGTATTTCTTTTGTACACACAATAAGGAAATATATCTCTAATATTGAGCTATATTTTAATTCAATATAATGATTGTAAACGTGTTACAAGTAGAACACCCTTATTTCATAAATAAGGCGTTCCTTTTTTCCATATCCTTTAATAATAAATCGATTGATCCTGAAACTTTCTGGTTGGCCTCAGCCAGTTCTGATATATCCAGCTCATTCAAATAAATACGTGTCGTCTTTTCCGAGCTGTGCCCCAACGCTTGGCTGATAATCGCTATCGAGACCCCGCACCGCAATGCGATGGAAGCCCAACTGTGGCGCATCACATAAGAGGTGAGGCGGATAGGTATCTCCAAGCGATCCCCGATCTCCTTCAATTCCCGGTTGTGCATGGCCAGGCAATTTTTATACTGAGCATGCGTGGGCGAAGCCATCGGAAGGATAGGGAAAAGGAATTCCCGTTCTCCATACGTGGGGGCGTACTTATGAATGAGCTGCCACATGCCCGTGGTGATCTCCATACGAATTTGTGCCCCGCTCTTACGCCGGTTATATACCAACTCGTTATTATGGATATTTTGAGGGGTTAGGTAGGCGATATCGATAAATGGCATCCCGCAGGCAAGGAAACTGAACAGGCATAAATCGACCGCCAGTTCCTGCCGGGATGACTCTTCCACCTTGAGGTTCGCCAGTTTCTGTATAAAGGACATGGATATCGCTCTCTTGACAGTCGATTCTCGCCTCAGTCTCAATCCCTCGAAAGGGTGATCCCGATACTGTAACAAACCGTCATGGCAAGCGGCATTATAGATCGCACGCAGGTTACTCAGATAGGAGTTGATCGTATTGGTGGCCAATCTCTTGCTTTGGAGATAGGCTATAAAATCCGAGACCTGCGTCTTGCTGAGATCCCCCATGCGAAACCCGGGATCTCCCACGAATCTTATGAAATGCCCGACAGCCACCTGATAAAGCTCCGCCGTGGCGGCCTTGCTCAAACCTTTCTTTAACTCGATACGCCTTGCGGCATATTCCTCTAACAACAGGGACGAGTTTCCCTTTTTTCTCTTCTGTGACATAACTCTGTATTGTTTAATTAAATGATAATTAAATAATAACAAAATACAGGTTATATTTCTTGAGAGGACCCGGCTCCCCCTAGACCCTAATACAAAATATTTGTTAAGTATGTTATCTTGTCCGTATAATTCCATATTTTTATCCCGTTTTTAAGATCCCGCCTTACATGTGGAGGAACACGGGATGGCATCTTCAACATGCTGATTTCCTTCAAGGCAAGAAATGGCCGGTAGAACTTACATGGCAGAGAGCGATCCATCTAAAAACAGGAAATGGTTATGACTACAAATGTTGAAAAGAAATTGCAGGCGAACGTGATAGACGACGTGAAATTCAATCTTACTTTTTTCATTTCTCAACTCCTTTCTTCAGTTTTTCCCAGTTTTTTCCAAAATCAGCTTGCTGTGTCTCCACATGCCCGCGATGCCCGTGGATAGAGCAGGCATTGAGTGCCGTTTCCAAGGCATGAAATTCATCATCAGTCAGTTCTACGTCCGGGGCTACATAATTGGTTTTCTCGTATGAACAGCTTGCAGAGAATTAATCTGAAAGATTTCATGGAGTGTCACTATCAGGATAATCTGCTATTGGAGCAATTGGCGCAGGCTTCCGGACGTAGTTTATCTACATTCCGCAGGGATTTTCTGAAAGTTTTTGGTACAACTCCCGGAAAATGGTTGTTGACAAGACGGTTGGAAGAAGCCTATGTGCTCATTAAAGAAAAGAAAGTCAAGCCGTCAGAGTTTTTATTGGATTTGGGATTTGAAAGTTTCTCACACTTCTCCCGTAGTTTTAAAGCCTATTTCGGCATACAGCCCACAATCTTACTTAAAAGAAAGCATTGTGAAATAGAAAAAATTAATATAACATTGTCGTCATCACCGAACTTGCGCATCAAGGTCTGTATATGTCCCCATGACATAACTGAGACAGCCTGTCGTAGAGTTGCATAATACTCTGGTTCTTGTATTTGTACAATATCTGTCATGATTTTAGCCTTTACCTGTTATAAGTTCTCGCTTGTCAATATCAAGCAACGTTGCAATCTGTTTAATGTGTACAGGTCAGGCTGGGAGATATCAGTACACCTCCTGCTTACAGTAGTAATTCTTCGGCAAGCCAGTTAGCCGTTCATTTCTTTTCAACGAGCACAACTTTGATTCGATCTAAATCTCCCATTTACAAATCCATTTAGTTTGAACAAATAGATAAGATAATCGGCAATAGTACCGATAGAAGGAATGTAATGTTGCAAAACACACATTTTTCGTAGCGGTACCACAATATCTTTCAGATTATACCCATCCTAAAGAGTGAGGAAAACCTCCATTACCGGGGCAGGCGATGGATAGAATTGATAACTGTCTTTGTACAGATAAAACACAATCCGGCATAGAGCCGTTTTTGATTAAGAGAATTGAGAAGATAAAAACAGAGTTTACCCAGATTACTATCACGCACAATCTAAGAAAACTGGCTAAAAAGTTAATTTCCTTTGATTTTTACTTATTTATAAAGAATTTCTTCCAGAAGAAAATTATTGCGAAACAAAAAAGAAGGCATCCATTTCTGGATACCTTCTTCATCTCTAAAACAAATCAAAAACAATATTCATTATCAATCTTATTCTCTTCAGGAAACAGAAGAAAGCAGGGAGCCTTTGGGCGTAGTAAACAGGTGCTCGCTAAGTTCTTTCAAGGCATGTATTTTATCTCCTGCTTTCATCACCAGCGACACATTACTGCTACTGCCACCGTAAGATATCATCCGCACGGGAATATCTTTCAACGCATTGATGATACGAGCCTCAAAACCGACGTTTTGCCATTCCAAGTCACCGACGACACATACAATCACCATATTCCTCTCCACCGAAATAGTTGCGTATTGCCGCAAGACTTCCACAATCTCGTCTATATGCTCGTCGTTGTCAATCGTTACGGACACACCGATATCGGAAGTTGTCACCATGTCGACCGGAGTATTATACTGATAGAACGTATCGAAAACGATACTCAGGAAATGAGGTGTTGGTATTGTATGGAGCGACTTGATCTTTACATACGTGATATTGTCTTTGGCTGCAACAGCTTTGATTGCGCCCTTTTCTGCCGTGTTCGAAATCAAAGTACCCGGTGCGCTCGGTTGTAAAGCGTTCAAGAGGCGTACCGGTATGTTGTTCTCTTTAGCAGGCAATATGCAGGTCGGATGCAGAATTTTGGCTCCGAAATGAGCCAGCTTGGCGGCTTCGTCAAAGTTCAGTTGCCTTACGGGAGCAGTGTCATCGACAAAACGAGGGTCGTTGTTGTGCATTCCGTCAATATCCGTCCAAATCTGTATCTCATCTGCTTGGATAGCAGCCCCGATCAGCGAAGCGGTATAGTCGCTTCCTCCTCGCTCCAGGTTGTCGATGCTTCCATAGGCATTCCGGCAGATAAAACCCTGCGTGATGTATATCTCCGCCTCTTTATTTTGTTCCAACAGTATATTCAAGTGTTTGGCGATGTATTCCATATCCGGCTCCTTGTCCATCGTAATCCGCATAAAGTTCAATGCAGGCAACAGAACTACTTTTACACCTTGTTCTTCCAAATAGCAGGTCATCAGAAATGTCGATATCAATTCGCCTTGAACCAATATTTCTTTTTCGTCAAACACGCTGAAAGGCATATTGGAGAAAGACCAGACATGCTGGAAGCGTTCAAGC
This genomic interval from Parabacteroides timonensis contains the following:
- a CDS encoding DUF3868 domain-containing protein, giving the protein MKRNKQILIAASLLAVITSQAQEIKIKDKIVEMSDSTLVIGMTFDFTEVEVPSGRSLVCTPVIVAGDSIRPLAPVILDGRDRHVLYERTGRSYPTHGEYELRRRNGEPQTFEYTARTPMAPWMRRSEVALVADECGCDWDSLRGSRSSLFAVDLAEPAVWKPLLTYKTPTVETVKARSKEGSAFLDFPVNKTAIYPDYRSNPLELREIRRTIESVSDDKYATITEVYIKGYASPEGSYANNAYLAENRAKALSDYVRGLYHFEQATFTVDFEPEDWAGLERRLEESSLADKEELLAIVRADEPSDLDKKEWKLKSLNGGASYKTLLGDIYPALRHSDYAVRYTIRAFTTDEAKGLLYTDPKQLSLEEMYRVAQTYPAGSPEFKEVFEIAVRMYPDDPVSNLNAANSALLSGDA
- a CDS encoding DUF3575 domain-containing protein encodes the protein MRKVIILIFLFMVPLAFHAQERPLAGQRGSVVGVKTNLPYWATATFNLGAEFRLARHWSLDLEAGLNPFDGKNDDGSYGRSLKHLRLHPELRYWFCEAFYSHFVGLHVPYLLYNVADIKWLGTEGRRHQGWGTGVGVSYGYSWLLSRHWNLEATVGVGYLYLESEKYPCANCGRKQETVKKHYFGPTQAAVNLIYQF
- a CDS encoding tyrosine-type recombinase/integrase, with amino-acid sequence MSQKRKKGNSSLLLEEYAARRIELKKGLSKAATAELYQVAVGHFIRFVGDPGFRMGDLSKTQVSDFIAYLQSKRLATNTINSYLSNLRAIYNAACHDGLLQYRDHPFEGLRLRRESTVKRAISMSFIQKLANLKVEESSRQELAVDLCLFSFLACGMPFIDIAYLTPQNIHNNELVYNRRKSGAQIRMEITTGMWQLIHKYAPTYGEREFLFPILPMASPTHAQYKNCLAMHNRELKEIGDRLEIPIRLTSYVMRHSWASIALRCGVSIAIISQALGHSSEKTTRIYLNELDISELAEANQKVSGSIDLLLKDMEKRNALFMK
- a CDS encoding helix-turn-helix domain-containing protein, which encodes MNSLQRINLKDFMECHYQDNLLLEQLAQASGRSLSTFRRDFLKVFGTTPGKWLLTRRLEEAYVLIKEKKVKPSEFLLDLGFESFSHFSRSFKAYFGIQPTILLKRKHCEIEKINITLSSSPNLRIKVCICPHDITETACRRVA
- a CDS encoding aspartate kinase, coding for MKVLKFGGTSVGSAQRIKNVASIICDHEPKIVVLSAMAGTTNSLVEISECFHKKEPEKANAILSSLEQSYVNHIEELYQSDAYKEKAMQYMLERFQHVWSFSNMPFSVFDEKEILVQGELISTFLMTCYLEEQGVKVVLLPALNFMRITMDKEPDMEYIAKHLNILLEQNKEAEIYITQGFICRNAYGSIDNLERGGSDYTASLIGAAIQADEIQIWTDIDGMHNNDPRFVDDTAPVRQLNFDEAAKLAHFGAKILHPTCILPAKENNIPVRLLNALQPSAPGTLISNTAEKGAIKAVAAKDNITYVKIKSLHTIPTPHFLSIVFDTFYQYNTPVDMVTTSDIGVSVTIDNDEHIDEIVEVLRQYATISVERNMVIVCVVGDLEWQNVGFEARIINALKDIPVRMISYGGSSSNVSLVMKAGDKIHALKELSEHLFTTPKGSLLSSVS